One Drosophila subpulchrella strain 33 F10 #4 breed RU33 chromosome 2R, RU_Dsub_v1.1 Primary Assembly, whole genome shotgun sequence genomic window, TTAGAACATCTAGACTTAGGTCTACAGAACTATGATCTAGCTTAAATTGGACGAAACCAGATGGGATACTTACACGTCTGCCTGAGGATTTGTCAGACTTGTTGGAATCATTCAGCTCGTCATTGCCTGGGGGTTAAGATAGAGATATTTAGTGATGGGAGCAGTAAATCTTTTAAGGATCCTTACCATTGACAGCCGCTCCTGCAGCGGCACCAGCAGCTAGAGCTGCCTTGGCCGCCTTTTCGGCCTTCTTCTTCTCATCCAGCTCCCGCTTCTCCCTCTCCTTGCGCTCCTTCTCCTCCTTCTCCTTGAGCTTCTTCTCACGCAACTTGGCCTCCTTTTCCGCATCCTGGGAAAAACAGTGCATTAGTTAGATGGATCAGGCATAACCACAGAAATCACAGATTTTCGGGATAGGCAACATGCTACAAAATGGCTGAGATGTACAATACAAATTTACAATACAAGCAACGGAATGAAAACAAGGAGTAAGTAAGTATTATAGATGGTATTTTTTGGTAGAATCGCATATTCAGTGCCAATGCATGTTTCGTGTGGACTGTACTGGGGTGTCCCTAAATGGTATATACAGCTCGGGAAAAGGACTGTTACAGACGCCACAAAATAATCAAATCAAAGTTAAAATAAACACTCAAAAAAAGTCAGGTAGATAGATAAAATGAATGCACATATAACAGACAGTTGACGGCACTGTTTGACTATCGTCTTTATACAGAAATTACCATAAGATCAAGGAACAGCTCGTTCGGGGGCTACCAGAGTGGTTATTGGTTAGTCGGTAAtggaaacaaaaaatataaattaataggTTCAGAACATCCATAAAATATTGAGGTGTAGTAGCCCTGAGCTGAACAAATAAACGAAAAAACGGGGGAGACTTCAAATCAAATCGTTTCATACGTAAGCTCACAACATTCGAAAAGCAGAGTTCAAAGCCGATAAAATAAGTTAGGATAAATTGAAGAAGAGTCGGATCGGATactttggtttttgttttttcatttGTAGGTAGTAAAGTGTTAACCTGAACGGGGGGCTCAGCCTCGATGGCCTCGATCTCTAGGTTGGTCTCGTAGTCACCCTCGAGGGAACTTTGCGAGGAGGCCGAAGCCGTGCCGGTGCTCGACTGTCGCATCAACTGGTTAGTGTTAGGGTTTAGGGTGTGTTTCAGGGACGGAGGGTTAACATTACGAGCACATCATTTCATAATCAGAGTCACAGAgtggatgtgtgtgtgtggttgtTTGGTTTGTGAGTGGTTGTGAGTTAGTAACAAACCGAGAAGAAAGTACAAAAAACTCTGGTTAACTCCGAAATCATCGTTAAACATGTTCATCTCAATAGCTATGTTTCGTCAGGCATTAGTAGGTTAACGGCTGGATGGGTTACCTTGTCCTTCTTGTTCTTGATGGGACTGCGGCTGTGGGCGTCTCCATCGGCATTGCGATCTCCTCGGTGGTCCAGGGTGCTGCTCTTGCGGGCCACCTTCTCCTTTTCGGCCAGGGCCAGAGCTGAAAAATATTAGGTAGTTAGTATGTATAGATATTGATATTGGAAAGCCATTTTAGATGACATTGAAGCATAGAATGGCGTTCTGTCTTTATGTTGAAAAACTTTTAAGGTATTAACTTATAACATCCAAATGATAACTTTTGAAATCGACGAGGTAAATATAAAGAGCAATAAACTGTTTAAAAAAGGATCCCAAGATCAAGATCTCAAGAAATATGTGGTAAGCTACACTAAGTCTCATTATTAAGTGATACGTTGGAACTTCGTTATACAGAAAAtcgttataaataaattaatatttgatATCAAAAGCATCAATCATCGaaataatcattttttaaatcgACGAATTGTGAATAAGAAGACAATTGCTCTgcttgttttaaaaataacagcTCAAGatcaaacaaattcttttcaaTTATGTATAATGGCTATCCTATTAATTTATCGTATGTTGAAATTTTCGCGATTAAAGCAATTACCATCCATGCTTCGAGAAGTGAGTCGAGCTCCAGACAGAGTCCTGTCGAACTTAGGAGGGGTACGATCCACGGGCGTGGAAGTGCTCTCGGCCTGGGTACGACCCTTGTAGCGGTAGGTGGATCCAAAGTGCGGGAACAACTTGGACTTGCTGACCGGTTCCGGGGTCATCAGCCGGAAGAAGGTGTGGTGCTCCACGCACGACTTCCATAGCTTCTTGGCGGCACGGTGGTTGGCCAGCTTGAAGCCAATGGTGGATTCGTACTGCTCGAACTCCCCAGGTCGGATCTTGATGTAGAAGTGGTGGCGCTTGTACGATATCTTCAGGATCTTGGGCCAGGCAAAGCGGTTGATGCGCAGTCTAGACGGGTTAtggctttaattaatttgaattcgcaatattaaatttaatttgtatatcCTACTTATCGCGGTAGACAAGCAAGCCGGAGGCACACACGCCCAGCATGATGTCCACGCCCTCGGAGTCCTTGGCCGGATGCAAATCCACGCCGTACATGGCCAGCTTCTTGGCGTTCTCCAGGTAGTGTAGCTCAGCCTCGGCGGGCGATTGGCCCCTGAGATGAAATAAGATAAAGGTAAAAATGGGTCCAGAAAGGTACATGCGGGAATCTTACTTATGGGTCTTGTGCAGATCCATGACCTTGTCCTCCAGTTCGGGTGTCTGGTTGGGGGCGATCTTGAACTCCTTCAGATAAGCCCGCGTGGGCATGTCCTCGGCATCGTAGTCGCCCATTTCCGACTGCACCAGGTAGGATCCGAGCAGAGCGTGGGTGACAAATGTGCAGGGCAGTCGGCCCTCCAGGATGTCATTGCGCACCTGCAGGCACAGGTGGTAGCGCGTGATGTCCTCCTTGAGCTGGGACGGCTCCGGCGGATAGAACTTTACGGCGAAAGTCAAAGGCCACGTATCCGTGCGGAAGAACTTGGACACCGGCTTCTCCAGATCCAGCCAAGTCCGCGGGTCTGTGGGCGTTTCATAGGTCAGGCCGAAGTAGTCCTTCTCGATGAGGTTCAGACCGGCGCAGATTGAGTTGATCACGTCACGACCAATGGCCTTGCGCTGTGGAAATAAAGGTTTAAGTAGGAATTAGCTGAGTATACCAACAAGATAATATTATGAGGTAACCAGTGATGTCAATATTAAAGGGGGCACATTGTTTTAGGCATACCATAGCAATATACCATTTGTTTGTGAATTAGTAATTACTAATTTTGAATTACTAATCCCACAATAACAACGTAggttaatttataaaaacattaGAATGATGTTTATCTTAGGATTGAGTCATTGTgatctttaaatttaaaaaacaagttTTAAAAGTTAAGTGCTATGTAAATTTTGAGAAGTAAAAACCCTAGAATTTATGACTAGTTTTTATGATATGATGAGCTATGACTAGTGCTTTTGATATATCCACCCCGTTTACTCACATCAATGGACACATCTAGAATGGAGCCATCCAGCAGGGTGATTCGAGCGAGGGCAGGCTTTCCGTGCGAGGAGGAGTTGCTCTTGGCTTTGCTCTTGGTCGGCGTTTCCGGCTCAGCGGGCGCGGATGGTTTAACTTCCGCAGGCATCTTGGCTTCGGGGAATCGGCTACGCCAGCAGCAGTTTGGAGAAGTCTGCAAGAGAGTGGAGCGATTAGTAAAGTGCACTGGATCCCAGTTAAATGGCAGGAAGTGCCCACTCCGCGGGctgatgtgtgtgtgtgggcgaCATTCCCTCATTAGATGTCTGCAGTCTGGGCGTAAAACGCGCCATAAAGTTGCTCAATTTGCCTGGCGCCACTGcgcaaaaaaaagaacaaaaacaaatagcCCCACAGGACACCCAGAAAGGAGGTAGGCACTTCCTCCTCCTTTTAATGCCCATGATGTCACCCTGCAATTGCGTACTCGTTTGGAAAGAGCTCTAGAATTTCTCCAGGCTATGATTTTCAGCGAGCCGCAAGAGAAAATGTCCATTAAAAGCTGAACTGCAAATTGAATTTACATTTTACTAGCGAAAGCAGATAGTAAAAACTTTCGAGTCCGAAACCATTACACTGTGCTGGCCATAAACCGCACAACAGTCAGATTTCTCAGATCTATTATCCAGCCGAGTGAATACAAATTATGCCCCAGTAATTAAgccattaaatatataaagtaCTTGGGAATGAGAACAGAAGTCGGGACGTCCTTTGAGTAAGCCGAAAAGTCAAGTGATCGACGCCAGCTCACGTTCGCGTTCTGAATTCAAGTTCAGCAGTGACATAAGTCTCGGTCTCATACATATGTGCCATATCTGTATGGGTTATATAAGCCGGCAAGCCGAGGCTTCGTCATGTTCTCGCCTTTATCCCCTTCCGCTTCCATTTGATTCCGCTTGCGGTCGGCATTTAGCGGGACTGGAGATTGCTCCAATAATTCCATAGGAATGTATCTTTTCGCAAAAATACGCTATCGACATTTTGCCACGGATGTGGACACACGGCCCCACCCAGAAAAGAGCCTTCAATCAACGCTGATTGGGAGtagagaaatgggaatggGTTTGGTTAACGTGCGAGGATCGAGAGTCAATTGCCCCAAGCTGCACTGACCGATTGCGCATCGAGTTCAATTTACTCGCATTGTTTAATTGATTGGGAGCCATCGATCCCGAAGTGGAAACTAGCCGAACCAGTTTGCCAGAGACTTCTTGATAGGTCTTCTATGGCGTTATAGTACGTTTCTGTTTCAGTTTCAGACACGACCCCCAAGCGAATTAACTCTGGTGGCGTCATCGTGCGttcaaaattaaacaaaaacacacaTGAAATATGTATGCTGAGAACCAGATCCCCGAGTCCGAAAAACAGAAAAGCAGACAAACAtctaatttatattattattttatttattctgGCGTCTTCGTAGCTCGCAGACCATGTGTATATGGACTCCAAATAGCGTTACTTTGGCATCGTGCTCGTTCCCATAGTTGAAGGTTGCGCATACGCAATGTTGACATCATCGACGGGCGGTTGCAACTATTTTCGCTCGGCGAATTGCAGGCCCCCAGACATTTAGAATGTGCCACAGGGCATACTTGACTAAGATCGGCGGTGAATCAGCACCATTATCTCACATTGTACCGCCTAACAAATGAGTTTAGCTGGCAAACCAAAACAAATCGCTCGAATGTTTGATAGCGCGAAGCTTTTACAATGTGGGCACTCACGATTTATTTTCGATGACATCACCGGATCAGTGATCAGAACCAGCTAAGGCATAATATCAAAAGCTATTTCTAGAGTTTATAGAAATATTTGCAAGAGATGCCGACACCCAAAAACATTTCAGCGCATACGCCTCAATTGAAGGAGGTCGAGGTGAAATTCATCAAGTGGCGCACGTCTAATCTTCACGTTACAATATAAATATGTGCGAGCCAGAAGGAGAATAAACAGACGACCCCAGAGCAGTACATCTACATATATCTGGCATTATTGTGAAAGTAACCAAGTTCCTCTGGCGGACAGAAGGCAGAAGCACACAAGATGGCAATCGCGTCGTTTCAATTGAGAATCGGAATGAGAACATGAGTACTTGGGTGCAGCCCGCTCCCCTTTAATTAAGTTTCATTTAATACAACTTAAATCAAACTCAATTGGCGACGGGGCAGGGCCAGGGTCCGTGTGCCCGAGTATCTGAGTATCCGAGGGATGGCTCGGACATGTGTCATCGAGTTATTAGTCTGACATCAACCTAGGTCACCAGGTGGTGGCGTCACTTCCCCCGGGATGGCCGTGCCCGCACTTTGAATTTCTCCCACATATAgtatataaaatgtatactgGACTCCCACCAGTCATTGTGACTGAACTTTCGCTTTAATGCCCATCAGCATTAACATTTCCCCAGGCAGTGAAGTGCACAAAACTTTTCAAACTTGCCATTTTCTGAGTTCAACGAAGCGTTGCCAATAAATcgcatttaaaatgtattatatacAAGAGCGATTTTTAGTGATATTGCCTGAAACTGACTTCACATCCGTTTATAAACATGGCCGCATTTCCGCAAGGGAAGCTGTTACATTTTTGAAAGATAAAGCATCCGTTGAAAtgcataaattaaaatgtaaattaatttgATAGATATTTCTTTAATCAGTTTATGCTGACTAATGAAGGTAATTAAAGCTGAAGTATTTTCTTTAAAG contains:
- the LOC119552156 gene encoding protein 4.1 homolog isoform X8, whose amino-acid sequence is MPAEVKPSAPAEPETPTKSKAKSNSSSHGKPALARITLLDGSILDVSIDRKAIGRDVINSICAGLNLIEKDYFGLTYETPTDPRTWLDLEKPVSKFFRTDTWPLTFAVKFYPPEPSQLKEDITRYHLCLQVRNDILEGRLPCTFVTHALLGSYLVQSEMGDYDAEDMPTRAYLKEFKIAPNQTPELEDKVMDLHKTHKGQSPAEAELHYLENAKKLAMYGVDLHPAKDSEGVDIMLGVCASGLLVYRDKLRINRFAWPKILKISYKRHHFYIKIRPGEFEQYESTIGFKLANHRAAKKLWKSCVEHHTFFRLMTPEPVSKSKLFPHFGSTYRYKGRTQAESTSTPVDRTPPKFDRTLSGARLTSRSMDALALAEKEKVARKSSTLDHRGDRNADGDAHSRSPIKNKKDKLMRQSSTGTASASSQSSLEGDYETNLEIEAIEAEPPVQPPNELFLDLMDAEKEAKLREKKLKEKEEKERKEREKRELDEKKKAEKAAKAALAAGAAAGAAVNGNDELNDSNKSDKSSGRRVDPNDPRFAGARTTVTHTMTLTGEIDPVTGRIKSEYGDIDPNTGDIDPATAVTDPVTGKLILNYAQIDPSHFGKQAQVQTTTETVPITRQQFFDGVKHIGKGALRRDSEGSSEDDMTGQYGSDQVKDIVLNSQAGQAAGKLGKPVSTPTVVKTTTKQVLTKNNDGVTHNVEEEVRNLGTGEVTYSTQEHKADATPTDLSGAYVTATAVTTRTATTHEDLGKNAKTEQLEEKTVATTRTHDPNKQQQRVVTQEVKTTATVTSGDQYQRRDSVSSTSSGDSGTPIDGPYDGASVVRTDNQKSPLYTTSTTTGPHVESTRVVLGEDSPGYSAHGEIISTQTVSSKTRTVETITYKTERDGIVETRVEQKITIQSDGDPIDHDKALAEAIQEATAMNPDMTVEKIEIQQQTQ
- the LOC119552156 gene encoding protein 4.1 homolog isoform X9, which gives rise to MPAEVKPSAPAEPETPTKSKAKSNSSSHGKPALARITLLDGSILDVSIDRKAIGRDVINSICAGLNLIEKDYFGLTYETPTDPRTWLDLEKPVSKFFRTDTWPLTFAVKFYPPEPSQLKEDITRYHLCLQVRNDILEGRLPCTFVTHALLGSYLVQSEMGDYDAEDMPTRAYLKEFKIAPNQTPELEDKVMDLHKTHKGQSPAEAELHYLENAKKLAMYGVDLHPAKDSEGVDIMLGVCASGLLVYRDKLRINRFAWPKILKISYKRHHFYIKIRPGEFEQYESTIGFKLANHRAAKKLWKSCVEHHTFFRLMTPEPVSKSKLFPHFGSTYRYKGRTQAESTSTPVDRTPPKFDRTLSGARLTSRSMDALALAEKEKVARKSSTLDHRGDRNADGDAHSRSPIKNKKDKLMRQSSTGTASASSQSSLEGDYETNLEIEAIEAEPPVQDAEKEAKLREKKLKEKEEKERKEREKRELDEKKKAEKAAKAALAAGAAAGAAVNGNDELNDSNKSDKSSGRRVDPNDPRFAGARTTVTHTMTLTGEIDPVTGRIKSEYGDIDPNTGDIDPATAVTDPVTGKLILNYAQIDPSHFGKQAQVQTTTETVPITRQQFFDGVKHIGKGALRRDSEGSSEDDMTGQYGSDQVKDIVLNSQAGQAAGKLGKPVSTPTVVKTTTKQVLTKNNDGVTHNVEEEVRNLGTGEVTYSTQEHKADATPTDLSGAYVTATAVTTRTATTHEDLGKNAKTEQLEEKTVATTRTHDPNKQQQRVVTQEVKTTATVTSGDQKSPLYTTSTTTGPHVESTRVVLGEDSPGYSAHGEIISTQTVSSKTRTVETITYKTERDGIVETRVEQKITIQSDGDPIDHDKALAEAIQEATAMNPDMTVEKIEIQQQTQ